In Bradyrhizobium lablabi, one DNA window encodes the following:
- the treZ gene encoding malto-oligosyltrehalose trehalohydrolase yields MNERHFGARLTADGASFCLWAPAAKRVDLLLEKSYPLRRGEDGWFSADIASVKAGARYKFRIDDEIDVPDPASAFQPDDVFGPSEVIDHTAHPWRASQWRGRPWQETVLIETHVGSFTPEGTYRAMIDKLDHLVACGITALELMPLADFAGSRNWGYDGVLWYAPDSAYGRPEDLKTLIDEAHLRGLMVFLDVVYNHFGPEGNYLGRYAPTFFTEAQTPWGSVIDYRLPQVRAFAIENALNWLSEYRLDGLRLDAVNTISQPGEISMLHDLSRAAGDLAAETGRHIHLVVENGDNLASLLDAEQDPPRGKYRAQWNDDYHHAWHVLLTGETQGYYGDYAASPLQDLERALKSGFVYQGEASAFRGGQLRGEPSGQLAPTAFVNFLQNHDQIGNRALGDRLENHVSIAAIEAALAIMLLAPNIPMLFMGEEWGSKAPFPFFCDFKRDLAEAVRKGRRREYDWAYAIYGNEVPDPLEPSTFQSAVLDWGARNDEAAKKRLALVQQLLAIRQREIVPRLAGATFGDAHAADNGLLTAHWRMGDRSRLRLLANLSHREIARQKSEATGSQIWGGEISDRLAPWSVFWHLDAG; encoded by the coding sequence ATGAATGAGCGGCATTTCGGGGCCAGGCTGACAGCAGACGGCGCGTCATTTTGTTTATGGGCGCCGGCGGCGAAGCGCGTCGACCTGCTGCTGGAAAAATCCTATCCGCTGCGACGTGGCGAGGACGGCTGGTTTTCCGCTGACATTGCCAGCGTGAAAGCCGGCGCGCGCTACAAATTCCGGATCGACGACGAGATCGACGTGCCCGATCCGGCCTCCGCGTTTCAGCCTGACGATGTCTTTGGCCCGAGTGAAGTGATCGATCACACAGCCCACCCCTGGCGCGCCTCGCAATGGCGGGGACGGCCGTGGCAGGAAACCGTCCTGATCGAAACCCATGTCGGCAGCTTCACGCCGGAAGGCACTTACCGCGCCATGATCGACAAGCTCGATCACCTGGTGGCGTGTGGCATCACCGCGCTGGAATTGATGCCGCTTGCGGATTTCGCGGGATCGCGCAACTGGGGCTATGACGGCGTCTTGTGGTACGCGCCCGACAGCGCCTATGGACGCCCTGAGGATCTCAAAACCCTGATCGACGAGGCGCATCTGCGCGGGCTGATGGTATTTTTGGACGTCGTCTACAACCATTTCGGCCCCGAAGGAAATTACCTCGGCCGCTATGCGCCGACTTTTTTTACCGAGGCGCAGACACCATGGGGTAGCGTGATCGATTACCGCCTGCCGCAGGTGCGCGCCTTCGCCATCGAGAATGCGCTCAATTGGCTAAGCGAATATCGCTTGGACGGCCTGCGGCTCGACGCGGTGAATACCATCTCCCAGCCCGGCGAGATCTCGATGCTGCACGATCTGAGCCGCGCGGCAGGTGATCTCGCCGCGGAAACCGGCCGCCACATCCATCTGGTGGTCGAGAACGGCGACAACCTGGCGAGCTTGCTGGACGCCGAGCAAGACCCGCCGCGCGGCAAATACCGCGCGCAGTGGAACGACGATTATCATCACGCCTGGCACGTGTTGTTGACCGGAGAGACCCAGGGCTATTACGGCGACTACGCGGCCTCACCGCTACAGGACCTCGAGCGGGCGCTCAAATCCGGCTTTGTCTATCAGGGCGAGGCGTCGGCGTTTCGCGGCGGGCAATTGCGCGGCGAACCGAGCGGCCAGTTGGCGCCGACCGCGTTCGTCAATTTCCTGCAGAACCACGACCAGATCGGCAACCGCGCGCTCGGCGACCGGCTCGAAAATCATGTCAGCATTGCGGCGATCGAGGCCGCGCTGGCAATCATGCTATTGGCGCCCAACATCCCGATGCTGTTTATGGGCGAAGAGTGGGGCTCGAAAGCGCCGTTCCCGTTCTTTTGCGACTTCAAGCGCGATCTCGCGGAAGCCGTACGCAAGGGTCGGCGCCGGGAGTACGACTGGGCCTACGCGATCTATGGCAACGAGGTGCCCGATCCACTCGAACCATCGACGTTTCAATCCGCGGTGCTGGATTGGGGGGCGCGCAACGACGAGGCAGCAAAGAAACGGCTGGCCTTGGTCCAGCAACTGCTCGCGATCCGCCAACGCGAGATCGTGCCCCGGCTGGCCGGCGCGACGTTTGGCGACGCCCATGCGGCAGACAACGGTTTGTTGACGGCACATTGGCGCATGGGCGATCGCTCAAGATTGCGGTTGCTGGCCAACCTGTCGCACCGCGAGATCGCCCG